One Sulfitobacter sp. M39 genomic window, GACAGCGCCTGCTTGCCGATGGCCAGAAAAACGCGCGTCGACACCTGCGGCAGCGCAGCGGCGGCGGCTTCGATATTTGGCAGATGGGTCCAATTGTCGGCGGCAGTCTCGGACCACGGGGCACGTTCAAACGCGGCCAGCGGGATGCCTGCCTGCGTGCTGGCGGCATGGGCGTTACGGCTCATCTGTGCGGCGAAGGGATGGGTCGCGTCGATCACACGGGTGATGTGGTTCTGCGCAATAAACGCCAACAATCCGGCCACGCCGCCAAAGCCACCCACGCGGGTGGGCAGCGGCTGCGCCACGGGGGCCGCCGTGCGTCCGGCATAGCTGAACAGCGCATCATCACCACGGTCGGCCAGCGCGCGCGCGAGGTTCGACGCCTCTGTCGTGCCGCCAAGAATGAGGGTGCGCGTCATGGCT contains:
- a CDS encoding cobalt-precorrin-6A reductase: MTRTLILGGTTEASNLARALADRGDDALFSYAGRTAAPVAQPLPTRVGGFGGVAGLLAFIAQNHITRVIDATHPFAAQMSRNAHAASTQAGIPLAAFERAPWSETAADNWTHLPNIEAAAAALPQVSTRVFLAIGKQALSVFADHPQHHYLLRLVDQPAAPLPLPHTTVTLARGPFDVAGDIALLRDHGTALIIAKNAGGTGAEAKLIAARELGLRVLMIQRPAVPPRTTFARLDDILAWLDHTTDRGV